A genome region from Geobacter pickeringii includes the following:
- a CDS encoding STAS domain-containing protein: protein MPEHADTTARIALSGNWSICCVTDRLSELTTHLGSLLAGREADASTSREICVRDVESIDASGCQLLAVFLRHLRRHGFAPTIVNQPEHVRSSMAMLGFDAELEGTGV, encoded by the coding sequence ATGCCCGAACATGCCGACACCACCGCACGGATCGCGCTCAGCGGCAACTGGTCGATCTGCTGCGTAACCGACCGGCTGAGCGAGCTCACCACCCACCTGGGATCGCTCCTCGCCGGCAGAGAGGCGGACGCCTCCACCTCCCGCGAGATCTGCGTCCGCGACGTGGAGAGCATTGACGCCAGCGGCTGCCAGCTGCTCGCCGTCTTCCTTCGTCATCTCCGGCGGCACGGGTTCGCGCCGACCATCGTCAACCAGCCGGAGCATGTCCGCTCGAGCATGGCCATGCTCGGGTTCGACGCTGAACTGGAAGGGACGGGGGTTTAG
- a CDS encoding chemotaxis protein CheA, whose product MRRPAGASRPRHRRRAAGAPAPRRSAPAAGTTRYRIDFAPAPDVFCRGIRIENLFDELAGLGALTVRADVAAAPELTDLDPELCHCRWRLELETTVPESEIRDIFEFVADDGDLTVTAAEPPAAAPAVAAEEPALRPGSTPAPEGRGGREQAEGSIRVGVGKVDQIINQVGELVITQAMLAQLGAILDPVQFADLHRGLQQLSRNTRDLQESVMSMRLVPISLVFSRFPRLVRDLAAKLGKEVELRMVGETTELDKGLVEKLADPLTHLVRNALDHAIEPPAARVAAGKPAAGTVTLRASQIGGKIVIDVMDDGAGLDRERIMKKAAERGLAVSDTLSDDEVWQLIFAPGFSTAETVTDVSGRGVGMDVVLRNVQSLGGRVTIASEAGAGTRITLSLPLTLAILDGLAVAVGGEKFIIPINAIVESLQPQPGDIRTVSGAGRVLPMRGEYLPLIPLHGLFAIGGAEERPEAGVLVVVDAEGDRVALQVDALVDEQQVVIKSLEENFRKVPGSAGATIMGDGRVALILDVGEITAMWRGKNREQAA is encoded by the coding sequence GTGCGCCGCCCTGCGGGAGCTTCTCGCCCCCGCCACCGACGTCGCGCCGCCGGCGCTCCCGCACCCCGCCGAAGCGCCCCCGCCGCCGGCACCACCCGCTACCGGATCGACTTCGCCCCCGCGCCCGATGTCTTCTGCCGGGGGATCCGGATCGAAAACCTCTTCGACGAACTGGCCGGCCTGGGGGCGCTCACCGTCCGGGCCGATGTCGCCGCGGCGCCGGAGCTCACCGACCTGGATCCGGAGCTCTGCCACTGCCGCTGGCGGCTGGAGCTGGAAACCACCGTCCCGGAGAGCGAGATCCGCGACATCTTCGAGTTCGTGGCCGACGACGGCGACCTCACCGTCACCGCCGCCGAACCCCCCGCCGCCGCACCGGCAGTGGCCGCGGAGGAGCCCGCCCTCCGCCCGGGGAGCACGCCGGCGCCGGAGGGACGCGGGGGGCGCGAGCAGGCCGAGGGGTCCATCCGCGTCGGGGTCGGCAAGGTGGACCAGATCATCAACCAGGTGGGGGAACTGGTCATCACCCAGGCGATGCTCGCCCAGCTCGGGGCTATTCTCGATCCGGTGCAGTTCGCCGACCTGCACCGGGGGCTCCAGCAGCTCTCCCGCAACACCCGTGACCTCCAGGAGAGCGTCATGTCCATGCGGCTCGTCCCCATCAGCCTCGTCTTCAGCCGCTTCCCCCGCCTGGTGCGGGACCTGGCGGCGAAGCTCGGCAAGGAGGTGGAGCTCCGGATGGTGGGGGAGACCACGGAGCTCGACAAGGGGCTGGTGGAGAAGCTGGCCGACCCCCTCACCCACCTCGTGCGCAACGCCCTCGACCACGCCATCGAGCCCCCCGCAGCGCGGGTGGCGGCCGGGAAGCCCGCCGCCGGCACGGTGACGCTCCGGGCCTCCCAGATCGGCGGCAAGATCGTGATCGACGTCATGGACGACGGCGCGGGGCTCGACCGGGAGCGGATCATGAAGAAGGCGGCGGAGCGCGGGCTCGCCGTAAGCGATACCCTCTCCGACGACGAAGTCTGGCAGCTCATCTTCGCCCCCGGCTTCTCCACCGCCGAGACAGTCACCGACGTCTCCGGCCGGGGGGTGGGGATGGATGTGGTGCTGCGCAATGTCCAGTCCCTCGGGGGACGGGTGACCATCGCCAGCGAGGCGGGGGCGGGGACGCGGATCACCCTGAGCCTCCCCCTCACCCTGGCGATCCTGGACGGCCTGGCGGTGGCGGTGGGGGGGGAGAAGTTCATCATTCCGATCAACGCCATCGTCGAGTCGCTCCAGCCGCAGCCCGGCGATATCCGCACCGTGAGCGGCGCCGGCCGCGTCCTCCCGATGCGGGGCGAGTATCTGCCGCTCATCCCCCTCCACGGGCTCTTCGCCATCGGCGGCGCCGAGGAGCGCCCCGAAGCGGGGGTCCTGGTGGTGGTGGATGCCGAGGGGGACCGGGTGGCCCTCCAGGTGGACGCCCTCGTGGACGAACAGCAGGTGGTCATCAAGAGCCTGGAAGAGAACTTCCGCAAGGTCCCCGGCTCGGCCGGGGCGACCATCATGGGGGACGGCCGGGTGGCGCTGATCCTCGACGTGGGGGAAATCACCGCGATGTGGCGGGGGAAAAACAGGGAACAGGCCGCGTAG
- a CDS encoding chemotaxis protein CheW has translation MEQGTGAVSGTAANGAREYLTFTLGSEEYGMDILKVQEIRGYDAVTRIANTPDFIKGVINLRGVIVPIVDMRIKFNVGTAEYGQFTVVIIINVLDRVVGMVVDGVSDVVALAPEQVKPAPELSSSLDTRYLAGLATVDERMLILVDIETLMGSAEMQLVDLAA, from the coding sequence ATGGAACAGGGAACAGGGGCCGTCTCCGGGACGGCGGCAAACGGGGCAAGGGAGTACCTCACCTTCACCCTCGGCAGCGAGGAGTACGGGATGGACATCCTCAAGGTCCAGGAGATCCGCGGCTACGATGCGGTGACCCGCATCGCCAACACCCCCGACTTCATCAAGGGGGTCATCAACCTGCGGGGGGTCATCGTCCCCATCGTCGACATGCGGATCAAGTTCAACGTCGGCACCGCTGAGTACGGCCAGTTCACCGTGGTCATCATCATCAACGTCCTCGACCGGGTGGTGGGGATGGTGGTGGACGGCGTATCCGACGTGGTGGCCCTGGCACCGGAGCAGGTCAAGCCCGCGCCGGAGCTCTCGTCGAGCCTTGACACCCGCTACCTGGCGGGGCTGGCCACCGTCGACGAGCGGATGCTGATCCTCGTCGACATCGAGACGCTCATGGGGAGCGCGGAGATGCAGCTCGTGGACCTGGCGGCCTGA
- a CDS encoding methyl-accepting chemotaxis protein: protein MKFKHFKDWTILTKILSISVTTIVVLIAGILFYLLPLVEQKLMAEKKETVGSTVDTVVTLVDGYVARVKSGDMTEAEAQKRAIDNIRKLRYQGNEYFWINTVEPVMVMHPMKPELEGKKLDDIKDPSGKQIFVEMARVAKEKGEGEVAYQWSKPGATAPSPKISHVQLIKEWGWVIGSGIYVDDVQKELNALRMKVIGATVAFAALIFLFAWLVANRIRRALAEAIAASEQIAAGDLTTVIEVKSADETGQLLTALSHMSGSLSHIVGEVRNGADSIATATEQISAGNVNLSQRTEEQASALEETASSMEELTSTVKQNADNAQQANQLAVTASDVAVKGGDVIGKVVTTMEGITASSRKIADIITVIDGIAFQTNILALNAAVEAARAGEQGRGFAVVAGEVRSLAQRSAAAAKEIKTLIEDSVGKVEDGSRLVTEAGTTMQEIVTSIKRVTDIMAEISAASLEQSSGIEQVNTAITQMDDVTQQNAALVEEAAAAAESLAEQANAMVDMVSKFTLDESLQVAKEPARKGPAAKAPAPTARPAKQLPKPKGAANGYHKPGQAQEEAPLQKAVGYDEDDWKEF, encoded by the coding sequence ATGAAATTCAAGCACTTCAAAGACTGGACGATCCTGACGAAGATCCTCAGCATCTCGGTGACGACCATCGTCGTCCTCATCGCCGGCATCCTCTTCTATCTCCTCCCCCTGGTGGAGCAGAAGCTGATGGCCGAAAAGAAGGAGACCGTGGGGAGCACCGTGGACACCGTGGTCACCCTTGTCGACGGGTACGTGGCACGGGTCAAGAGCGGCGACATGACCGAGGCCGAGGCCCAGAAGCGGGCCATCGACAACATCCGCAAGCTCCGTTACCAGGGGAACGAGTATTTCTGGATCAACACCGTCGAACCGGTGATGGTGATGCACCCGATGAAGCCGGAGCTGGAAGGGAAGAAGCTGGACGACATCAAGGACCCGAGCGGGAAGCAGATCTTCGTGGAGATGGCCAGGGTCGCCAAGGAGAAGGGGGAGGGGGAGGTGGCGTACCAGTGGTCAAAGCCGGGGGCCACGGCGCCAAGCCCCAAGATTTCCCACGTCCAGCTGATCAAGGAGTGGGGGTGGGTCATCGGCAGCGGCATCTACGTGGATGACGTCCAGAAGGAGCTGAACGCCCTGAGGATGAAGGTGATCGGCGCCACCGTCGCCTTCGCCGCCCTGATCTTCCTCTTCGCCTGGCTGGTGGCGAACCGGATCCGCCGGGCCCTGGCCGAGGCGATCGCGGCCTCGGAGCAGATCGCCGCCGGCGACCTGACCACCGTCATCGAGGTGAAGAGTGCGGACGAAACGGGGCAGCTCCTCACGGCCCTCTCCCACATGAGCGGAAGCCTCTCCCACATCGTCGGCGAGGTCCGTAACGGTGCCGACTCCATCGCCACCGCCACGGAGCAGATCTCGGCCGGCAACGTGAACCTCTCCCAGCGGACCGAGGAGCAGGCCTCGGCCCTGGAGGAGACCGCCTCCAGCATGGAGGAGCTCACCTCCACCGTGAAGCAGAACGCCGACAACGCCCAGCAGGCCAACCAGCTGGCGGTCACCGCCAGCGACGTGGCCGTGAAGGGAGGGGACGTCATCGGCAAGGTGGTGACCACCATGGAGGGGATCACCGCCAGTTCCCGCAAGATCGCCGACATCATCACCGTCATCGACGGGATCGCCTTCCAGACCAACATCCTCGCCCTCAACGCGGCGGTGGAGGCGGCCCGGGCCGGCGAGCAGGGGCGCGGCTTCGCCGTGGTGGCCGGCGAGGTGCGGAGCCTCGCCCAGCGCAGCGCCGCCGCGGCCAAGGAGATCAAGACCCTCATCGAAGATTCGGTCGGGAAGGTGGAGGACGGCAGCCGCCTCGTGACCGAGGCGGGGACCACCATGCAGGAGATCGTGACGAGCATCAAGCGGGTCACCGACATCATGGCGGAGATCTCCGCCGCCTCCCTGGAGCAGTCCAGCGGCATCGAGCAGGTGAACACCGCCATCACCCAGATGGACGACGTGACCCAGCAGAACGCGGCCCTGGTGGAAGAGGCGGCGGCCGCCGCCGAGTCGCTGGCCGAGCAGGCCAACGCCATGGTGGATATGGTGAGCAAGTTCACGCTCGACGAGTCGCTCCAGGTGGCGAAGGAGCCGGCCCGCAAAGGCCCCGCCGCCAAGGCGCCGGCCCCGACGGCCCGACCCGCCAAGCAGCTTCCGAAGCCGAAAGGGGCCGCCAACGGCTACCACAAGCCGGGACAGGCGCAGGAGGAAGCCCCTCTGCAGAAAGCGGTGGGATACGATGAGGACGACTGGAAGGAATTCTAG
- a CDS encoding CheR family methyltransferase, producing MTAGVNCLTSSAGDAAGLHQFRYTAADFGRIRELIYRWAGISLNPNKQQMVYSRLARRLRLRGIASFAAYIDLVERGEPGETEEFINALTTNLTSFFREPHHFPILARHLEELLPLRRPLTIWSSAASSGEEPYSLAMTMVELFGSFTPPVRIHATDIDTSALERGRRGIYPTERVKELSPARMKRFFLRGEGKNAGYVRVKPELQWLVTFGRLNLLDERWPLAERFDAIFCRNVMIYFDKETQYQVLKRFVPRLQPEGLLFAGHSESFHQAGDLFRLCGKTVYAPCHPA from the coding sequence ATGACGGCTGGAGTAAATTGCCTGACATCTTCCGCCGGGGACGCCGCCGGCCTCCACCAGTTCCGCTACACCGCCGCCGACTTCGGGCGGATCAGGGAGCTGATCTACCGCTGGGCCGGCATCTCCCTCAACCCGAACAAGCAGCAGATGGTCTACAGCCGCCTCGCCCGGCGGCTGCGGCTCCGGGGGATCGCCTCCTTCGCCGCGTACATCGACCTGGTGGAGCGGGGAGAGCCGGGGGAGACGGAGGAGTTCATCAACGCCCTCACCACCAACCTGACCTCCTTCTTCCGTGAGCCGCACCACTTCCCGATCCTCGCCCGGCACCTCGAAGAGCTCCTGCCGCTACGCCGCCCCCTCACTATTTGGAGCAGCGCGGCGTCGTCGGGGGAAGAGCCGTACTCCCTCGCCATGACGATGGTGGAGCTCTTCGGCAGCTTCACCCCGCCGGTGCGGATCCACGCCACCGACATCGACACCAGCGCCCTGGAGCGGGGGCGGCGGGGGATCTACCCGACGGAGCGGGTGAAGGAGCTCTCCCCCGCCCGGATGAAGCGCTTCTTCCTGCGGGGGGAGGGAAAGAACGCCGGCTACGTCCGGGTGAAGCCCGAGCTCCAGTGGCTCGTCACCTTCGGCCGGCTCAACCTCCTAGACGAGCGGTGGCCCCTGGCCGAGCGGTTCGATGCCATCTTCTGCCGCAACGTGATGATCTACTTCGACAAGGAGACCCAGTACCAGGTCCTGAAGCGCTTCGTTCCCCGGCTTCAGCCGGAGGGGCTCCTCTTTGCCGGCCATTCGGAGAGCTTCCACCAGGCCGGCGACCTGTTCCGGCTCTGCGGCAAGACGGTCTACGCGCCGTGCCACCCGGCCTGA
- a CDS encoding chemotaxis protein CheD: MPARSFTESTYFDRTFNRLAVKLLPGEYHATDADTMIVTLLGSCVSVCLRDRLTGIGGMNHFMLPAAGDTPPPAAPSARYGSHAMEFLLEHVARLGARLPHLEAKVFGAGRVMDGMTDVGSRNADFALHYLEHRGIPVAALDVGDVHPRKIYFSPRSGRVFVRRIRSASPAA; the protein is encoded by the coding sequence ATGCCCGCTCGATCCTTCACGGAGAGCACCTACTTCGACCGGACCTTCAACCGCCTGGCGGTGAAGCTCCTGCCGGGGGAGTACCACGCCACCGACGCCGACACCATGATCGTCACGCTCCTCGGCTCCTGCGTCTCGGTCTGCCTTCGCGACCGCCTGACCGGCATCGGCGGGATGAACCACTTCATGCTCCCCGCTGCCGGCGACACCCCCCCGCCGGCAGCGCCGTCGGCCCGCTACGGCTCCCACGCCATGGAATTCCTGCTGGAGCACGTGGCGCGCCTCGGGGCACGCCTCCCCCACCTGGAGGCCAAGGTCTTCGGCGCCGGGAGGGTGATGGACGGCATGACCGACGTCGGAAGCCGCAACGCCGACTTCGCGCTCCACTACCTGGAGCACCGCGGCATCCCGGTGGCGGCCCTGGACGTGGGGGACGTCCATCCGCGGAAGATCTACTTCTCCCCCCGCAGCGGCCGCGTCTTCGTGCGCCGGATCCGCTCGGCCTCCCCCGCGGCATAG
- a CDS encoding protein-glutamate methylesterase/protein-glutamine glutaminase, with product MSPMSIKVLVVDDSALIRSLLTEIINSQPDMEVVGVAPDPLVAREKIKALNPDVLTLDVEMPRMDGLVFLEKLMRLRPMPVVMISSLTEKSSFITLHALELGAVDYITKPKLDIRSGIMEYAREIADKIRIAARARLKRPGPGHIQRTVEPKQGADAVLPARSRCFAGTEKVIVIGASTGGTEALRELLATLPADFPGILITQHMPEAFTRTFAKRLDGACRLSVKEAEHGDRILPGHAYLAPGNRHLLLARSGANYVAELADGPPVNRHRPSVDVLFRSAANSAGNNAVGVILTGMGDDGADGMAEMRQAGAFTIAQDEESCVVFGMPKEAIARGGVAEVVSLPEIGKRMIGWLTTEGGKAFRV from the coding sequence TTGTCCCCCATGTCCATCAAGGTTCTCGTCGTCGACGATTCGGCGCTCATCCGCAGCCTTCTGACGGAGATCATCAACAGCCAGCCCGACATGGAGGTGGTCGGCGTCGCCCCCGACCCCCTCGTGGCCCGGGAGAAGATCAAGGCCCTCAACCCCGACGTCCTCACCCTCGATGTGGAGATGCCGCGGATGGACGGCCTGGTCTTTCTCGAGAAACTGATGCGGCTCCGTCCCATGCCGGTGGTGATGATCTCGTCGCTGACGGAGAAGAGCTCCTTCATCACCCTCCACGCCCTGGAACTCGGGGCGGTGGACTACATCACCAAGCCGAAGCTCGACATCCGCTCCGGCATCATGGAGTACGCCCGCGAGATCGCCGACAAGATCCGCATCGCCGCCCGGGCGCGCCTGAAGCGGCCGGGGCCGGGCCATATCCAGCGAACCGTGGAGCCGAAGCAGGGCGCCGACGCGGTTCTGCCGGCCCGCTCCCGCTGCTTTGCCGGCACGGAGAAGGTGATCGTCATCGGGGCATCCACCGGAGGGACCGAAGCGCTCAGGGAGTTGCTCGCCACCCTCCCCGCCGACTTCCCCGGCATCCTCATCACCCAGCACATGCCCGAGGCGTTCACGCGGACCTTTGCCAAGCGCCTCGACGGGGCCTGCCGCCTCAGCGTGAAGGAGGCGGAGCACGGCGACCGGATCCTCCCCGGCCACGCCTACCTCGCCCCGGGAAACCGCCACCTCCTCCTCGCCCGCAGCGGCGCCAACTACGTGGCCGAGCTCGCCGACGGGCCGCCGGTCAACCGACACCGCCCCTCGGTCGACGTCCTCTTCCGCTCCGCCGCCAACTCCGCCGGCAACAACGCCGTCGGTGTCATCCTGACCGGGATGGGGGACGACGGAGCCGACGGGATGGCGGAGATGCGCCAGGCAGGGGCATTCACCATTGCCCAGGACGAAGAGAGCTGCGTGGTCTTCGGCATGCCGAAGGAGGCCATCGCCCGTGGCGGGGTCGCCGAGGTAGTGTCGCTCCCGGAGATCGGCAAGCGGATGATCGGCTGGCTTACCACCGAGGGGGGGAAGGCGTTCCGCGTCTGA
- the tssJ gene encoding type VI secretion system lipoprotein TssJ, which yields MKRRTALLSLSFAVLLLGACSSTPEVKPSVEWGFEKEAIRLRLTGDRQLNLFQRAPHALVACIYQLRDPNAFNQFRNEPDGLARLLECGRFDPGVATTKQFVIQPGQELAESLDRAEGARYVGFVAGYYNLHKEQSVRLYPIPAVEETTGFISRTRLVKPGAIDIKLILGPRELQDVTEEPPKP from the coding sequence ATGAAGCGCCGCACCGCTTTGCTGTCGCTGTCGTTTGCCGTCCTGTTGCTCGGCGCCTGTTCCTCGACCCCCGAGGTAAAGCCTTCCGTGGAGTGGGGGTTCGAAAAGGAGGCGATCCGCCTCCGGCTCACGGGCGACCGGCAACTAAACCTCTTCCAGCGCGCCCCCCACGCCCTGGTGGCCTGCATCTACCAGCTCCGGGACCCCAACGCCTTCAACCAGTTCCGCAACGAACCGGACGGTCTGGCGCGGCTGCTGGAGTGCGGCCGCTTCGATCCGGGCGTTGCCACCACGAAACAGTTCGTGATCCAGCCGGGGCAGGAGCTGGCCGAAAGCCTCGACCGGGCCGAGGGTGCCCGTTACGTCGGGTTCGTGGCCGGCTACTACAACCTCCACAAGGAGCAGTCGGTCCGTCTCTACCCGATCCCGGCGGTGGAGGAGACAACGGGGTTCATCAGCCGCACCCGGCTCGTGAAGCCGGGCGCCATCGACATCAAGCTCATCCTGGGCCCCCGGGAGCTCCAGGACGTGACGGAGGAGCCCCCGAAGCCATGA
- the tssK gene encoding type VI secretion system baseplate subunit TssK, translated as MTAHPPLYWHQGLFLQPQHFQLHDLAIQGRLAPLFRHLHPHFWGAGELEIEQSALGTRIFSILSGEFLFPDGTWAVIGENALCEPRSFDDSWIEGDRPLTVSVGVRKWNGTGENVTGVERLENLAGVTTRFAVAADPEEVRDLHAGGAAGQVKRLRHVLKIFWETERDQLGDWHLIPVARLERFGAEVRLSGRFIPPALSLEASEPLFRIVREIRDQVAARVRQLEEHKKQRGIQNAGFGSRDMVYLLALRSLARHVPLLFHLTEARQVHPWDVYGALRQLIGELASFSERVSALGELDDGFRLLPPYDHRALGECFAAVRDLIARLLDEITAGPDYVIPLLHDGTFFSAELKPSVFDGASRYYLALRTATEPAAFLTSLETAAKLSAREHLPVLAARALPGIGLSHLPVPPQELPRRADTHYFAVNAAGDQWPLVEREHALALHWTNAPADLEVELMVVAKG; from the coding sequence ATGACCGCCCATCCACCCCTCTACTGGCACCAGGGGCTCTTTCTCCAGCCCCAGCACTTCCAGCTCCACGACCTCGCGATCCAGGGGCGCCTCGCTCCCCTCTTCCGCCACCTCCACCCCCACTTCTGGGGCGCGGGCGAGCTGGAGATCGAGCAGAGCGCCCTCGGCACCCGGATCTTCAGCATCCTGAGCGGCGAGTTCCTCTTCCCCGACGGCACCTGGGCAGTCATCGGCGAGAACGCCCTCTGCGAGCCCCGCTCCTTCGACGACTCCTGGATCGAGGGGGACCGGCCGCTCACGGTCTCCGTGGGGGTGCGCAAGTGGAACGGCACGGGAGAGAACGTCACCGGTGTCGAACGGCTCGAAAATCTGGCGGGGGTCACCACCCGCTTCGCTGTCGCGGCCGACCCGGAGGAGGTCCGGGATCTCCACGCCGGCGGGGCGGCAGGGCAGGTAAAGCGACTGCGCCACGTGCTGAAGATCTTCTGGGAGACCGAACGGGACCAGCTGGGCGACTGGCACCTGATCCCGGTGGCGCGGCTGGAGCGTTTCGGGGCCGAGGTGCGGCTCTCCGGCCGGTTCATCCCCCCCGCCCTCTCCCTCGAAGCCAGCGAGCCCCTCTTCCGCATCGTCCGGGAGATCCGGGACCAGGTGGCGGCCCGCGTCCGACAGCTCGAAGAGCACAAGAAGCAGCGCGGCATCCAGAACGCCGGGTTCGGCTCCCGGGACATGGTCTACCTCCTGGCGCTTCGCTCCCTCGCACGCCATGTGCCGCTCCTCTTCCACCTGACCGAGGCGCGGCAGGTCCACCCGTGGGACGTCTACGGGGCGCTGCGCCAGCTCATCGGCGAGCTCGCCTCCTTCTCCGAACGGGTCTCGGCCCTCGGCGAACTGGATGACGGCTTCCGGCTCCTCCCCCCCTACGACCACCGCGCCCTCGGGGAGTGCTTCGCCGCCGTCCGGGACCTCATCGCCCGACTCCTGGACGAGATCACCGCCGGCCCCGACTACGTGATCCCCCTCCTCCACGACGGCACCTTCTTCAGCGCCGAGCTGAAGCCGAGCGTCTTTGACGGCGCCAGCCGCTACTACCTCGCCCTGCGGACCGCCACGGAGCCGGCGGCGTTTCTCACCTCCCTGGAGACCGCCGCCAAGCTCAGCGCCCGGGAACACCTGCCGGTCCTGGCCGCCCGGGCCCTTCCCGGCATCGGCCTGAGCCACCTGCCGGTTCCGCCCCAGGAGCTTCCCCGCCGCGCCGACACCCACTACTTCGCCGTGAACGCCGCCGGCGACCAGTGGCCCCTGGTGGAGCGGGAGCACGCCCTCGCCCTCCACTGGACCAACGCCCCGGCCGACCTGGAGGTGGAGCTGATGGTGGTGGCGAAGGGGTAG
- the tssE gene encoding type VI secretion system baseplate subunit TssE: protein MREERLLERIRSFEREPSRRGRTDQGRLVDSILGHLRQILNTRQGSAPIAPEFGVPDFLDFLQSYPDSVREIERSIRAAIQGYEPRLAGVRVAFIPQDDDVLALRFGITARLSDGNGGEVRFETLVDTDGKIAVKR from the coding sequence ATGCGGGAAGAACGCCTCCTCGAACGCATCCGCTCCTTCGAGCGGGAACCGTCCCGGCGCGGCCGGACCGACCAGGGCCGCCTCGTGGACTCCATCCTGGGGCATCTCCGCCAGATCCTCAACACCCGCCAGGGGAGCGCCCCCATCGCCCCGGAGTTCGGGGTCCCCGACTTCCTCGATTTCCTCCAGAGCTACCCCGATTCGGTGCGGGAGATCGAGCGGAGCATCCGCGCCGCCATCCAGGGGTACGAGCCGCGCCTGGCCGGCGTGCGGGTCGCCTTCATCCCCCAGGATGACGACGTGCTGGCGCTCCGGTTCGGGATCACCGCCCGGCTCAGCGACGGCAACGGAGGAGAGGTCCGTTTCGAGACCCTGGTGGACACCGACGGGAAGATTGCGGTGAAGAGATAG